The following coding sequences lie in one Miscanthus floridulus cultivar M001 chromosome 9, ASM1932011v1, whole genome shotgun sequence genomic window:
- the LOC136481594 gene encoding pentatricopeptide repeat-containing protein At4g35130, chloroplastic-like translates to MVSWNNMIAAYMYMEMYQEAITLFLELLNQPLYPDYFTMTTVVPAFVLLRSIRQCRQMHSYIVKLGYRDSTLIMNAVMHMYARCGDIVASRGIFGKMPGKDVISWNTIIIGYAIHGQGKTALEMFDEMKCSGMEPNESTFVSVLTACSVSGLEAEGWKEFNSMQQEYGMILQIEHYGCMTDLLDRAGDLREVLRFIENMPIAPTSRIWGSLLPASRNKNDIGIAEYAAERIFQLEHNNTGCYVVLSSMYADAGRWEDVERIRSLMKEKGLRRTEARSLVELNDKECSFVNGDMSHPQSEKIHELSDILSRNIGEDLDSPSNLRDSVPFASGKTVLPNKHSVRLAVAFGLISSEAGTPVLVKKNVRVCNHCHHALKLISKYSGRKIVVGDTRIYHIFSDGSCCCDDYW, encoded by the coding sequence ATGGTATCATGGAATAATATGATTGCTGCTTACATGTACATGGAAATGTACCAGGAAGCCATCACATTGTTCCTGGAGCTACTGAATCAACCTCTTTATCCTGATTATTTCACCATGACAACAGTAGTACCAGCATTCGTCTTACTACGTTCAATAAGACAATGCAGGCAAATGCACAGCTACATTGTCAAGTTAGGCTATAGAGACAGCACTCTCATTATGAATGCCGTTATGCATATGTATGCAAGGTGTGGCGATATTGTGGCCTCAAGGGGAATCTTTGGCAAAATGCCAGGCAAGGATGTGATCTCCTGGAATACAATCATTATAGGATATGCAATTCACGGACAGGGAAAGACTGCATTGGAAATGTTCGATGAGATGAAGTGCAGTGGTATGGAACCAAATGAGAGTACCTTTGTTTCTGTGTTGACTGCTTGCAGTGTTTCAGGCCTGGAGGCTGAGGGCTGGAAGGAGTtcaattcaatgcaacaggagtATGGTATGATTCTGCAGATTGAGCACTACGGATGCATGACTGACCTTCTGGACCGGGCAGGTGACCTCAGGGAGGTGCTGCGGTTTATCGAAAACATGCCAATTGCTCCAACATCCAGGATTTGGGGTTCCTTGCTGCCAGCGAGCAGAAATAAGAATGATATTGGTATAGCAGAATATGCAGCAGAGAGGATATTCCAACTGGAACACAACAACACAGGCTGTTATGTTGTTCTGTCTTCCATGTATGCTGATGCTGGGAGATGGGAGGATGTGGAGAGGATAAGATCTCTGATGAAGGAGAAGGGGCTCCGAAGGACAGAGGCAAGAAGTCTTGTCGAGCTTAATGATAAAGAGTGCAGTTTTGTCAATGGGGACATGTCTCACCCTCAGAGTGAGAAAATTCATGAATTGTCTGATATCCTATCAAGAAATATTGGAGAAGATTTAGATAGCCCAAGTAATCTCCGCGATTCAGTTCCTTTTGCATCAGGGAAAACAGTACTTCCCAATAAGCATAGTGTAAGGCTGGCTGTTGCCTTTGGTCTGATATCATCTGAGGCTGGGACCCCTGTTCTTGTCAAGAAGAATGTGCGTGTATGCAACCACTGCCATCATGCACTGAAGTTGATATCAAAATATTCGGGACGGAAGATTGTAGTTGGTGACACAAGGATATACCACATATTTTCAGATGGCTCTTGTTGCTGTGATGACTACTGGTGA